Proteins encoded by one window of Mycolicibacterium cosmeticum:
- a CDS encoding phosphotransferase family protein — MSIDIDRLTAWLDDNGHPGRGEPAEVDLLSGGTQNVIYRITRGEHQCVLRMPPAGAPADRDNGILREWRIIEALDGTDVPHTAALGVCSDATVLGRPFYLMGYVDGWSPMDSRHWPEPFHSDHSLRPALAYQLAEGIALLAQVDWRARGLADLGRPDGYHDRQVARWTGFYDRIKNRELDGLDVATAWLRTHRPLDFLPGLMHGDYQFANVMYRHGAPARLAAIVDWEMGTVGDPKLDLAWMVQGWPADTRAPEAAESGYVDMLDMPSQEQVVAHYAQVSGRQVDDLDYYLVLAKWKLAIVLEQGFQRAGDDEKLLAFGPVVAELMRSAADLAESSTYR; from the coding sequence GTGAGCATCGACATCGACCGGCTGACCGCCTGGCTGGATGACAACGGCCATCCCGGCCGGGGCGAACCGGCCGAGGTCGACCTCCTGTCCGGTGGAACCCAGAACGTCATCTACCGGATCACCCGCGGCGAACATCAGTGCGTGCTGCGCATGCCACCGGCGGGCGCTCCGGCCGACCGCGACAACGGGATCCTGCGCGAGTGGCGCATCATCGAGGCACTCGACGGGACCGACGTCCCGCACACCGCGGCCCTCGGGGTCTGTTCGGACGCAACCGTTCTGGGCCGGCCGTTCTACCTCATGGGATACGTCGACGGTTGGTCACCGATGGACTCACGGCACTGGCCGGAACCGTTTCACTCCGATCACAGCCTGCGCCCCGCTCTGGCTTACCAACTGGCCGAAGGCATCGCGCTGCTCGCCCAAGTGGATTGGCGGGCCCGCGGCCTCGCTGATCTGGGCCGCCCCGATGGCTACCACGACCGCCAGGTCGCGCGCTGGACCGGTTTCTACGACCGGATCAAGAACCGCGAACTCGACGGGCTCGACGTCGCCACCGCATGGCTGCGCACCCATCGCCCGTTGGATTTCCTGCCCGGCCTGATGCACGGGGACTATCAGTTCGCCAATGTGATGTACCGGCACGGCGCACCCGCCCGGCTGGCCGCCATCGTGGATTGGGAGATGGGCACCGTCGGCGACCCGAAACTGGACCTGGCGTGGATGGTGCAGGGCTGGCCGGCCGACACCCGCGCGCCCGAAGCCGCCGAGTCCGGGTATGTCGACATGCTGGACATGCCGTCGCAGGAGCAGGTGGTGGCGCACTACGCGCAGGTGTCCGGGCGTCAGGTCGACGACTTGGACTACTACCTGGTGTTGGCGAAGTGGAAGCTGGCGATCGTGCTGGAGCAGGGTTTCCAGCGCGCCGGCGATGACGAGAAGCTGCTGGCGTTCGGCCCGGTGGTGGCCGAGCTGATGCGCTCGGCCGCCGACCTCGCCGAGTCCAGTACCTACCGGTGA